GATAGGGGGTTACTAAGAGTTTATATGTGACACGGTCATATTTGTGCCTTAGAAAGACTGGCATCAGTGTGGAGAATGGATTTTACCATGTAGCTCTTCCCCTGAACCCGGCCCACACTCTTGCCTGCCCTGCCTAATCTTTCTGTGGCTCCGAAGAGCCCAACTCCATGCCCCTTTCTCCATTAGTATCCTCACACAAACGAATGCTCAGGAAGATTTTGAAGCCTTCCAAACAATGCAGATTATCGGAGCCCACGTCACAGAACTAGACTCTCGTGGGGACAGAGCCCGTGAATCTCCATGTTATAAAAGTCTcccaaatggtgctgggacagctGTGCTATGCACGGAATCTGTACCTAGTGCAGACTGTGACTCGTGCCAACCGCACAGATGGGCTGACGGCACCAGCAGGGCTTGGCTCACTGAACTGCACTGGAGACGGCTGGGGCAGGTCCCACTTACATGTCTTCCTTCTGCAGTGTCTCTGACTCTGCCCCAGGACCGGAAAAAGCAGTCCCTCCCTGGAACCCTCAAgaactttctcttattttttgaaTAACATGCCCAAATGTTAACATGACCTATTAGGCAGCATGATCAGCTCCAAGGGCCTCTCCTCTCAAGTCACTCTTTCCTTTATCTTGTGATTAAGAGTGTAAAGGGTGTGTACAGCGGACTGATGGACAAGGACAAGGGGGGGAGGGTTGATTGTGGGAcggaggggcagagcaggggagagcagtgggggaaaatggagatgactataattaaacaacaataaaaaatttgtaaaagaagaaaaaagagtataAAGAGAAGAAGATGCTGATACAATTTACTCCCCAACATCTACTTTCTCAATTAAATTAAGGACAGATATAGAGTTGGGAAATTGGGAGGAgcaataaaaatgtggaaaatgtcTAAGGAGAATAAAAGTGACTTCACTTAGGATGAGAAAAGGGACGGCTGGTCAACCTCAAAGACTCGACCAAGTTGAAGGTCGTATATCCATATCCACAGGACAATTAGGTTACTTCTTCCATAAGCTCAGGAGCCCAGGGGCAGAGGAAATCGATAATTGTGTCCATCAGTATCTGAGTATTGGCAAAGCAGAAAGTCAAGAGGTTAGAGAATTGAGGGCActgttataaagaaaaagaaaattcctggACGGGCCTAAAAAGATTTGTCTAAGTTGCCCCGATACACAGCAGATTAAAACGAGCATGCCCTTGTTCGCCACACTCAGTCCGTTTGGTGTGGTTCACCGTTTGACTTAGTTCTGCTCTGGCTCGTTCACTAAAGGTCCCCCCTCACATCCTGCTCCGTTACCCCAGAGCGTGGTGAGTGTGGACGGTAGGTGCCGGGGCAGAGTACGTAGCACAGTTTTCCAGGACGAAAATGAAACTACCAAGGTAACGCTGTAACAGCATTAATGaagtaataaatgttttataacacGTGTCTTCCTCCTAAGTCAGAGCTATGCCATGCCGACGGGATTTTTATGGTAGTAGCACATCCGTGCCATACACCCTCTGTATGTAAACTGATTCCTTGCATCCCGTAGAGGACTCATTGTACATCCAAATAGCAAACCTACGAATAGATCGGAACACAAGTGTATGCTTCAGCATGAAGATACATAGTGGATTGTTTTAAAGACAACACATTACACTACACTTGGTTGTggaagattttttattatttttagctaACCAGTGCCTTACATGAATCCCGCTAGTTCACGTTTCAGGTTTACCATTTCCCTTTTGTCTCCCGTGTGcatccacaccagtcagggaaccaGGGGCCCTGCAAGGAGGCAAGCAGCGCCGGGAGCCACGGGCTGAAACTGCATCACCAGTGACACTTGCACGCGCACAGCTGCAAGGTCAAGGGAACGACACTTTCTCCTGAAAGGAGCCTCTTCCCCACCACCGAAATGCAGCCTCCGGTCAGCAGATTACCTGCGTTGGACATCACTGGGCGGTGAACTGACCCAAAACAGGAAGGGAAACCATGCACTTTTCTGTCCAGAGAGAGACTGAAGACAAGCGTAAGTAATGGACTCGTTTTCATAAGAGCACTTTGGCGTTTTCGTAACGGGGGCGGGACGGTTTTGGAGCAGTGGCCGCCGGAAGAGGACGGAAGTGCGGCGCACCCGCCCGAGGGTTCAGACCTCAGTGCGTCCTCTGCCTTGCGCGTCTTCAGGGCCCGAGGCCGGGCGGCGCTCGCGAGCACGGCTCCCTTGCCTGTTCCTGGGCGCACTCGCGTACAGTTTCGGTGCACGGCAGGCATTATCCCCGATGTTTCACATCATTTATCTTCCGGACAATCCAGAGCGTGTGCATGGACTTCTTTAATGAGTGGAAGTGGTACATACGATGCCACCCATCGTTTCCACACACGCATTGCGTCCCTTCTCGCCGTCCCTCCGCGGACGATGGTgcgccccggggggggggggggagctcgTGCGCCCCGGAGCGCCGCCGGGCCTCTCGGCCCCCGCCTCCACCGCCGGTCAGCGGCACGCGGCGCCGCGCAGGGCGAACATCCACACGGGCATGCACTGCTCCGGGAAGCCGTCCTGCTTCTCCTGGCCCAGCACCACCAGCCCGCTCTCCCGGATGAGGCTGCCGAGGATGTGCGTGTCCCGCGTCACGCTGCTGTCCGAGACGTCGAACACGCAGCCCTCCCGGGCCACGTTGTCCTTCAGTATGATGACGCCGCGCTCTTTCAGGCCCTCTCGGCACCGGGAGAGAAAGGCGAGAAGGTCTCTATCGGTCAGGTACCCTGCAGATGAGGCCGGGTTGAGGGGGAAACGGGAGGAAacggtgggtggggaggaaggtgagCAGGAAAGGACCAGGAGACCGTTTCGTCCATTCATGCCTTTTCTAATAGCCTGGATTGTTTTTGTCGCAAGAGGCTTTGAGGATttagataaggggacagttaccctCTTTGAGGGGCTCAGTGCCCTGCTTATAAAGTAGGTGTTATGCTACCTGCTCTCTCTACCTCGTGGGCATGAGCTAAATAAACTATTGCCTGTCCCATGGGTCCTCTCCAACCCGACTCTGTCACTCACCTGTGCCTCTGACACACCCAGAGGACAAAATCTAATTCACTGTTGCCTCATTTCCTAAGGAGTTCAATCTAAGAAAGTCTGGTTTTTCCAATAAATGGGATTAAAGTTTTTTGGccatacattttaaagtttttcaagtATTTAGGTTTCTTCTAAGATTTAGGTTGGTCCCAAGACACTCCCTCCCTACGGACGGGAGTTGTCAGGCTACACGAAGGATGCTAGGGGCAAAATCAGAAGGACCAGAGCTCTTTAGCAGTTCCCTGCGACACCTGAAGCCAGCTAACCGCTCTAGGGGCAGCTACAGCTACAACCTTGCTCCCTCTCCGCCAAACCTCGAAGGAGTCGGGTgttgtctttgtgtgtgtgtgtggggagggagaaggccaCGCGGGACTAACCGGAGACCCACTGGATCCAGATGACGTCGTATCTCCCGGGCGGGGGCGTGAACTCCTGCAGGCCGTGGCAGTGGTAGTTGTCCACCTTGTCCCCATCGCCCTGCAGGTAGTTCTGCGCCTCGAGGAGGAACGGCTCCATCATGTCCACCAGCTCCACGCTGTTGAACACCGGCAGCAGGACGTGCTTGCTGACCCTTCCGATCCCGGAGCCGCAGTCCAGGGCGCAGTCCGTCCCGGCTCTCCCGGGCCCCTGCGCAAAGGCACAGACACCCACTCTGAGGCGCCGACACTCCAGTTACCGCTCCACGTCAACCTTATTTGGGCCAGTTTCATGTGGTACGGTGCACTAGGTTAAGAGGATTTATTCAATGCGTGGGGACAAGTGCGCAGAGGCACAAGCTACCATAGCCAGGTTATAGAACATTCGAGTGCCTTTTcagaaaatacacaaacatttcCAGTGTTTGCTTTCTTGATATGATCGAAGCACAGGtctttaaaagaatttcaaagtAGGATTTTAGAAAATCGTGTCTTGGGTTTAAAAAGTTGGTCATTTCCCCGTAAGAAATAGATCACTGAAAACCCTATGAAGACAGAACTTCGTGGACTGTCATTTCGGGTCAGACACCCAGCGACACAGACCTGCGTTGCagctttttgctttattttgaacAGCGAGGCAGTCACAGCCTCTCTGAGTTTCAGGTGCGCTTTTCAAATTCATTCTGTGAACACGTTTCAATTCATGTGGTAGACTTGAAATTTCAGTTCTTTTCAAAACGGACTTGGGGTTCTCTGAATCGTCTACTCTCCCAGTATGGAGGGGGATTCTGGGGACCCGTGCTGAGGGAACACTAACCGTCTCCTTCTCGGGCCCCGGTTCTCCTGCAGACCCGCCCCCACGGCGCATGGCACATTCAGGTGGGGGAAAGGCGGTTGCAGCAAAATCCCTGCATCTTTCATGCTGGAaattgttttctgcttttgtaCCAGAAACTGCGTGATTCACTGGGCACAAAagcctctgaatttttttttaagattttatttatttatttttagagagggaagggagggggagaaagagagagagagaaacatcaatgtgcggttgctgggggctgtggcctgcaacccaggcatgtgccctgactgaaaatcaaacctgcgatgctttggttcacagcccgtgctcaatccactgagctatgccagccagggcagcctctgAATTTTTTAAGTATGTCTATGCATCAAATTTACAGAGGGCGAAGGACCAATAGATGGTGAAGGAAGGGAAACCAACCAATATAAACTTTCTACAACTTGCTTCTATAAAGTAGtatttacagccctggctggtgtggctcagcggattgagcaccgtcctgagaaacaaagggtccctggttcaccCATGCCTGGGTGGCAcagccaggccaggtccccagtagggggcgtatgagaggcaaccacacattgatgtttctctccctctctttctccctcccttctcctctgtctaaaataaataaatgaaatctgttttttttaaaaagcaatatatacaaatatgtacatatacatgacTGGCTGAATCTCTGAGATATCTGTACGAATCCATCCATATCCCAAAGACTCCACTGGTCTGACTGATTTGGGTTACAATTGGGATGGCTGTTGAATAGGTTTTATCTTAGAAATTTTAGTAACAAGATCCTTGAAGTTGCCAGTAAAGATCTTAAGGAAAAAGCTTACTCTTGATTTCTCAGAAACTAAAAACATTCAGCTAAGAATCAAAAGGTAGAGTTTGAGCAGAAGTAAAGATCAGGAATGTGCTTTCCAGTCCGCCCAGAAGGCCTTCCTCATAGCGAAAAAAGTAcaaggaggaaaaagtgaagcaaTTTTACCTTCTCTACAAATGGGATGGTAATATCCAGGATTTACTGAATGCTTATACAGAGCAAGCTTTTTGCATC
This portion of the Phyllostomus discolor isolate MPI-MPIP mPhyDis1 chromosome 14, mPhyDis1.pri.v3, whole genome shotgun sequence genome encodes:
- the METTL11B gene encoding alpha N-terminal protein methyltransferase 1B, which gives rise to MAHLGAHFAFRSRWQKTDDDLCRHSMSFVLHKAIRNDFFQSYLYLLEKIPLVKLYALTSQVINGEMQFYARAKLFYREVPATEEGMMGNFIELSNPDIQASQEFLRKFVGGPGRAGTDCALDCGSGIGRVSKHVLLPVFNSVELVDMMEPFLLEAQNYLQGDGDKVDNYHCHGLQEFTPPPGRYDVIWIQWVSGYLTDRDLLAFLSRCREGLKERGVIILKDNVAREGCVFDVSDSSVTRDTHILGSLIRESGLVVLGQEKQDGFPEQCMPVWMFALRGAACR